The Candidatus Binatia bacterium region TTCGCCGGGATCGCCGCCTCGTGCTGGAGCGCGTCGGGCGGAGGCTCACAGCCGACGAGAAGCGCGAGCGCGACGAGCGCCCGGAGTCCGTTCACCCGCCGGACATCGGAACGGGCGCGTCCACGGGGCACGGCACGTTCTCGTCGTTGCAGACCTCGATCACCGCCATCATCCCGTTGTCTTCGTGCTCACCGATGTGGCAGTGGTACACGAACTTGCCCGCGATCACGGGATCGGTGAACGGAATGATGACCTTCACCTGCCCGCGCGGGAACTGCCCGTCGTCGCAGACAGTGCTCGTCTCATGCGTGTAGATCGGGTTCCCGTCCGCCGGGACCGTCTGACACACGCCGTTCGCCTCGTCTTCCCAGATGCAGTTGCGCCAGGGAATGTTCTGGGTGTCCTGGCGCCCAATGAAGGGCTGAGGCTCGCCGTTCACCTCGGTCACCTGGAAGTCGAGTTGGTGGATGTGGAACACGTGGTTCTCGCCGGTGCAGTTGTTGATCGTCCACTCCTCGATACATCCGAGCCGCACCGTCGTGTTGGTGACGTTTGGATCAAATTGCTGGCCGTTGATGAAGAACGGACTTCCGCTGGGGCGCTCTTCGAAATTGATCACGCGCGGTGGGCAGTTCTCTCGTCCCCGCAGGTCTTCGACCGGTGGAAACTGGTTGGGCGTAGGCAGATCCACCGTCTCGGCCCGATCCCCGCCGATCACCAGCGTCGCGAGAAGGCTTTCCGGCGAGCAGTCGCCCTGAGGTCCCATGCATGTCGAGGCGTCGCTGTTCTCGCAGCCGTCGAGGTTGTCGATGCCGGCGTCGTCGCACGCGCCGCCGTCGTAGACCGCGTCGGACCCACCCGGGAAGTACCGATCGTAGTTCGGCGGTTGATTGCCGAGCGTGCGTGTCTTGAGCGCGTACGTTCCGGGTCCTCCTCCGACCACGAGGAACTGTGACCGCGCCGCCGTCGGCAGAAGAATGCTCTGTCGCTCGACGAGACGGGTGTGGCGCTGTCCGTCGCGCGCGATCTCGTAGAAGGTGTGGCCCTCGAGAACGAGGTGATAGTAGATGTCCGCCCCGATGTTCCCGACGCTCCACAGCTGAACCTCGCCGGGGCGCATCCCAATGGTCGGTGCGATCTGACCGTTCACGGTCCGTTGGGTAGGGCTGCCGGTGTCCGGCGTCACGGCGACCTGACCGTTTGCGTCGATCTGCAGGTCCTTCAGCAGCAGCAGGTGCGAGCGGATGTCCGCGAGCTGCGGGAAGGGCGCGAGAAGTCCGTCGACGACGATCCCTCCGGACATTCCGCCGCCGATCTGCGACTCAGTGAGACCGTGGAAGTGGGGGTGATAGTAGTAGAGTCCCGGCGGATGATCGGGCGGGATGTCGATCGAGTATAAGATCTCGCCCCCCGGCAGGATCGTCAGGAAAACGTCGTCGCCCTGACCGGCCGCCGATGGGAGCGGTGACACGTTCATCCCGTGGTAGTGGATGTTGGTGTCGTTCGACAGGTCATTGCGCAGAGTGAGCTCGATCGTGTCGCCAGGCGCCACTTCGAGCGTTGGCGGCGCGAGTCGGCCGTCATAGACCTGCGTATTCACGGTCCGGCCGTCGAACTCGATGTCGGAGTGACCGGAGGTGAACGTGGTTTGGAGGACGCCATTCTCACTTCGGACCCTTGGCGGTTCCTCGAGCGTCCCCGCATCAGGATCGGCGTCGCTACACCCGCCGATCAGCGCTGACATGGCGACCACGGTGAGACCGCAGCACCCCAGCCTTCTCCCCGATGGTGTCCTCGACGACATACGTGCCTCCCTCTGCTAGGGCGATCCAGACGCATACTCCCTTGTGGGCGGGAGGTCTACGACGCCGGCCGCGATTTCACGGGCCGCGTGACCCGGTACGTGGTCCGCGATAGACGAAAGCCGTGGGATCAACCAAGCGTCCTGAGCGCCCGTGGTGGATGACCGGGCTCGCTGTGTTCTGTGCGCTCACGATCCCGTTCCTGCTGTACCGAGACGTCACCCTGAACCATGTTCGCGACGTCGAGGTCTGGTTCGGCTTCGAGCTACACGGGCCCGCTGCCGTAGCCACGGCACCGTTGCATTACCTCATTTTCGCGGTGGGAGCCTGGGGGTTCTGGAGACAACGCCCGTGGATTTTACCAATTGCGGCCGCTTACGAGATGTACATCGCGCTGAGTCACCTCGTCTGGAACCAGCTGAGCCCGAACGGGTACGGCCTCCTCTCGGGGATCGCGCAGGCGATCGCGTTCTCGATTCCGGCCGTCTTCCTCTGGCGCGCGCACGTGTCGAGATCGGGGGGCTGAGGTGCTCTCGACGATCCCCAACGCGCTCAGCACGTTCCGCCTCGCCGCGACGCCGGTCTTACTCATTCTCGCGTGGCTCGGCGAGACGGCCCTGTTCCTCACCCTATTCGCCATCGCGCTGGCCTCCGACGTCCTCGACGGCATGCTAGCGCGTCGGTGGAAGATGGAGTCGGAGCTG contains the following coding sequences:
- a CDS encoding multicopper oxidase domain-containing protein — protein: MSALIGGCSDADPDAGTLEEPPRVRSENGVLQTTFTSGHSDIEFDGRTVNTQVYDGRLAPPTLEVAPGDTIELTLRNDLSNDTNIHYHGMNVSPLPSAAGQGDDVFLTILPGGEILYSIDIPPDHPPGLYYYHPHFHGLTESQIGGGMSGGIVVDGLLAPFPQLADIRSHLLLLKDLQIDANGQVAVTPDTGSPTQRTVNGQIAPTIGMRPGEVQLWSVGNIGADIYYHLVLEGHTFYEIARDGQRHTRLVERQSILLPTAARSQFLVVGGGPGTYALKTRTLGNQPPNYDRYFPGGSDAVYDGGACDDAGIDNLDGCENSDASTCMGPQGDCSPESLLATLVIGGDRAETVDLPTPNQFPPVEDLRGRENCPPRVINFEERPSGSPFFINGQQFDPNVTNTTVRLGCIEEWTINNCTGENHVFHIHQLDFQVTEVNGEPQPFIGRQDTQNIPWRNCIWEDEANGVCQTVPADGNPIYTHETSTVCDDGQFPRGQVKVIIPFTDPVIAGKFVYHCHIGEHEDNGMMAVIEVCNDENVPCPVDAPVPMSGG